One segment of Verrucomicrobiota bacterium DNA contains the following:
- a CDS encoding ATP-dependent 6-phosphofructokinase has protein sequence MAQKRIGVLTCGGDCPGLNAVIRAVVHAGAKIDREVVGFKDGFEGLLQPPNYDMLNLRDTDDIMHLGGTILGTTNRGHFVTKIGKGGKLSLAPELIEQTKKTLKDLDIEGIIVIGGDGSLTTAYELHQNGVKAIGVPKTIDNDLSATAITFGFDSAVSVVVDALDRLRTTATSHKRVMVVEVMGRYAGWIALHGGLAGGADIILVPELPFSFEQITDVINTRENENLTTSMVVVAEGAFAKDTDVVVKKDVGSQGEHKLGGIGQRVADHIGSTTGKDTRCVVLGHLQRGGAPTSLDRILGTRFGVGAVELVNNDLWGHMVSYQNYIVGHVHFQEAISRIKKVTPENQMVGMCREVGINFCDNLEIVQAH, from the coding sequence ATGGCACAAAAGAGAATAGGAGTATTAACATGCGGCGGTGACTGTCCCGGACTTAATGCAGTCATTCGTGCGGTTGTTCATGCAGGGGCGAAAATTGATCGTGAGGTTGTTGGTTTTAAAGACGGCTTTGAGGGACTGTTACAACCGCCAAATTATGACATGCTAAATCTCCGAGATACCGATGACATCATGCACTTGGGTGGTACCATATTAGGGACCACAAATCGCGGTCACTTCGTTACCAAGATTGGCAAAGGCGGCAAATTATCACTGGCTCCTGAACTCATCGAGCAAACCAAAAAAACTTTAAAAGACCTGGATATCGAGGGAATCATTGTTATAGGCGGAGACGGTTCTTTAACGACCGCTTATGAGCTGCACCAAAACGGAGTGAAAGCCATCGGCGTACCCAAGACGATTGATAATGACCTTTCTGCTACAGCCATCACCTTTGGTTTTGACTCAGCCGTGAGTGTCGTAGTCGATGCTCTAGACCGCTTAAGAACCACCGCCACCAGCCATAAACGTGTCATGGTAGTTGAAGTGATGGGTCGTTATGCTGGATGGATCGCCCTTCATGGGGGCTTGGCCGGAGGTGCGGATATCATTCTCGTCCCGGAACTCCCTTTCTCCTTCGAACAAATTACAGACGTAATCAACACTCGCGAAAATGAAAATCTGACAACTTCTATGGTAGTGGTAGCTGAAGGAGCGTTCGCCAAGGATACCGATGTCGTGGTCAAGAAAGATGTCGGGTCACAAGGTGAACATAAGTTAGGAGGAATTGGCCAGCGAGTTGCGGATCATATTGGATCAACTACGGGTAAAGACACCCGATGTGTAGTCCTGGGTCATTTACAAAGAGGGGGAGCACCTACCTCACTCGACCGCATTTTAGGAACACGTTTTGGAGTTGGCGCTGTCGAATTAGTCAACAACGATCTCTGGGGGCATATGGTTAGCTATCAAAACTATATTGTAGGACATGTCCATTTCCAGGAAGCAATCTCTAGAATTAAAAAAGTCACTCCTGAAAATCAAATGGTAGGGATGTGTCGCGAAGTGGGCATAAATTTCTGTGATAATCTCGAAATAGTTCAGGCTCATTAG
- a CDS encoding VanZ family protein, whose translation MLPATCTDMGWKSKRVRYCVLAGYCLMLIGLSSIPSQAMPNSQVLNYDKVLHALVYAGLGFLLASTQWPWFVALIIGILAGGLDELYQNVTPGRMPSLSDWVADSFGVAMGILVYRIFLHVTKLHSRGRKEKAR comes from the coding sequence ATGCTCCCGGCAACTTGCACAGACATGGGTTGGAAGTCCAAGCGGGTTCGTTATTGTGTATTAGCAGGTTACTGCCTCATGCTTATAGGACTTTCATCTATACCAAGTCAGGCTATGCCAAACTCTCAAGTGCTCAATTATGATAAGGTCTTACATGCATTAGTCTATGCAGGTTTAGGGTTTTTGTTGGCATCTACTCAATGGCCGTGGTTTGTCGCACTTATCATAGGAATCCTAGCTGGCGGGTTGGATGAGCTTTATCAAAATGTCACACCGGGCCGTATGCCTTCTTTGTCCGACTGGGTGGCAGATTCTTTTGGGGTAGCCATGGGAATTCTAGTCTATAGAATTTTCCTGCATGTCACCAAGCTACACTCAAGAGGCCGCAAAGAAAAGGCACGATGA
- a CDS encoding alpha-amylase/4-alpha-glucanotransferase domain-containing protein, which yields MNHLNLILSLHHHQPIGNFPEVLELCYTRCYEPLLKAIEAHPKINITLSYSGPILQFLLEKHPEYLERLKCLIERDQIEILSDGFYEPVLAELPEEDRIGQLRKMNQWQAEHLGYAPHGVWTAEGVWSPSLAQTYFENGLRYTILRAGRFVYAGEKENELNGAFVTEHLGHPIYLFPNDTNILKRMPFGKVDDLLIYLRRVANRRNEQTFTAADIAERWGVWPGTFDSVHQSGYLSELFTTLSDASGWLKLIRFKDYLLSHKPTRLIYIPAGSRWEMGAWSLPDGSRTDYRRARRNLAIRHDSHLFLPFFRSGSFASFKARYHEANQMHKKGLWLKKLLKDSSPSQIDECQDLLWQAQCNTAYWFGTSGGLYQPHLRQAIWKRLLHAESILAANRNGWNISSHDINADGQEEVLVTHPKIFCGIHPAYGGSCFEYSLLPKHLNLASHLTRHSESLSGLTDDSLIPPSDLQEQEDQSKSDWYKRHLFQDHLFNRHTHSEDLFENKAVELGDFIDQPYEIVDSQNLSNRALITLERKGGLYRNQMHQKVTLRKTYHWGAETYQLKVVYQIINTSDLPLEAILATEVNLHLPFSKQSNDRIILEDRETSPTEISFDGYGKKIVYHSQTAGLEVQLLSEQEANLWCYPLMSSETNDKISHEVLQGNALLIGWPFDIPPKDAKTFSIKLQCAEL from the coding sequence ATGAATCACTTAAACCTAATCCTCTCTCTACATCACCACCAGCCTATTGGAAACTTCCCGGAAGTTTTGGAGCTATGCTACACACGTTGCTATGAGCCACTGCTAAAGGCCATAGAGGCACATCCTAAAATCAACATCACTTTATCTTACTCAGGACCTATTCTCCAATTCTTACTTGAGAAACACCCTGAATACTTGGAACGACTCAAGTGCCTTATAGAACGTGATCAAATTGAAATCCTATCTGATGGATTTTATGAGCCCGTGCTTGCTGAGCTACCGGAGGAAGACCGTATTGGCCAACTTCGGAAGATGAATCAATGGCAAGCAGAGCATCTGGGATATGCTCCCCATGGTGTTTGGACAGCCGAAGGCGTGTGGAGCCCTTCACTAGCCCAAACTTATTTTGAAAATGGCCTTCGCTATACTATTTTAAGAGCAGGGCGCTTCGTCTATGCTGGAGAAAAGGAAAATGAACTAAATGGCGCCTTCGTTACTGAACACTTAGGCCACCCGATATATCTATTTCCCAATGACACGAATATTCTAAAGCGCATGCCTTTTGGGAAAGTGGACGATTTGCTCATCTATTTACGGCGCGTTGCAAATCGTAGAAATGAACAGACATTTACCGCAGCTGATATTGCAGAACGCTGGGGAGTATGGCCTGGAACTTTCGACAGTGTTCATCAATCTGGTTATCTCTCAGAACTTTTCACGACTTTATCAGATGCGTCTGGATGGCTTAAGCTCATTCGCTTTAAAGATTATTTACTATCTCATAAACCAACTAGGCTTATTTATATACCTGCGGGCTCAAGATGGGAGATGGGCGCCTGGTCATTACCCGATGGTTCGCGAACAGACTACAGAAGAGCGCGCCGCAACCTAGCCATCCGTCACGACTCTCACCTTTTTCTCCCTTTCTTTCGCTCCGGCTCATTTGCCTCATTTAAAGCACGTTATCACGAGGCTAATCAAATGCATAAAAAGGGGCTATGGCTCAAAAAATTGCTTAAAGATTCTAGTCCTTCTCAAATAGATGAATGCCAAGATCTACTGTGGCAGGCCCAGTGCAACACCGCCTATTGGTTTGGAACATCTGGAGGACTTTACCAACCCCACCTGAGACAAGCAATCTGGAAGCGCCTCTTGCATGCAGAATCAATTCTAGCAGCGAATCGCAATGGATGGAACATCTCCAGCCATGATATTAATGCAGATGGACAAGAAGAGGTGCTGGTTACTCACCCTAAAATTTTCTGTGGCATCCATCCGGCCTACGGAGGGTCCTGCTTTGAGTATAGCTTACTACCGAAACACCTCAACCTAGCCTCTCATTTAACTCGTCATTCGGAGTCTCTTAGTGGTTTAACAGATGATTCTCTGATCCCTCCATCTGATCTGCAGGAACAAGAGGACCAATCTAAAAGCGATTGGTACAAAAGGCATCTTTTCCAAGATCACCTCTTCAATAGGCATACTCATTCTGAGGATCTCTTCGAGAACAAAGCGGTAGAATTAGGTGATTTTATTGATCAGCCTTATGAAATAGTTGATTCCCAAAACCTTAGCAACCGAGCCCTTATAACCTTGGAAAGAAAGGGGGGGCTTTACCGAAATCAGATGCACCAAAAAGTTACCCTTCGCAAAACATACCATTGGGGAGCAGAGACTTATCAACTAAAAGTAGTATACCAAATCATTAATACCAGCGACCTTCCACTCGAAGCCATTCTAGCTACAGAGGTGAATCTTCATTTACCGTTCTCTAAGCAATCAAACGACCGGATTATCTTAGAGGATCGAGAAACATCCCCTACAGAAATAAGCTTTGACGGTTATGGGAAAAAAATTGTCTATCATTCTCAAACTGCTGGACTTGAAGTACAGTTGCTCTCTGAACAGGAAGCCAACCTGTGGTGCTATCCACTGATGAGCTCAGAAACTAACGATAAGATTTCACATGAAGTATTACAAGGTAACGCCTTACTAATTGGCTGGCCTTTCGATATACCTCCCAAGGATGCCAAGACATTTTCCATTAAGCTTCAGTGCGCTGAGCTCTAA
- a CDS encoding glycoside hydrolase family 57 protein: protein MMNVVFLWHMHQPYYVNPLTKTALMPWVRLHAVKGYLDMIMVGRMYPEVHLNFNFTPVLIKQLQELAQREVTDAWEELSRKPASELSHEDKIHILENFFKIHWDNLIYPFPRYKELLDLRGQNYDLTTIKESTRHFEDQDYLDLQTWYNLSWCGFSAEENYPELKELKRKARGFTEEEKNRVLDIHHEIVCTVLNYYREAKDAGQVEITTTPFYHPIMPLVYNTDFAHRCMPGRELPPPFSAPDDVKAHLRMAQELHESVFGEKAKGLWPSEGSVAPELIPHFKEEGIEYFCTDEKVLFQSLPPETDHIELFKTWACEFEGARVNALFRERPLSDFVGFNAARQTDQEATDFLIHHLEHLDEVVPSDNPNRVVGVVLDGENAWETFHDGGKSFLHMVYQRIQASHKLRARRLGDVFAEFPPHNTVHHLHSGSWINGDFDIWIGDGEENRGWEWLGKTRNFLIEYAAENTLPSEVLENAWREIYAAEGSDWFWWYGPDFQTDSDFLFDELFRTHLKNVYYLLNEVPPKYLSAPIRQKGRLFTYTVPTSYIYPELEQDKESYFDWMGAGHMNLENSGGAMYQSDRIARELYFGFNPENIFLRFDYKGQSPDQLIYTFHKPEPARIVINREASKHNKLETYLAKIERSKDGVRYYSRKETVHLAIKPQRIELSTSVHALDWKSEGETVTMTLQILENGTEKEIYPSTGLIEFTAPSPKFTLKNWFV from the coding sequence ATGATGAATGTTGTCTTCTTATGGCATATGCACCAACCGTACTATGTCAACCCATTGACGAAAACAGCATTGATGCCTTGGGTCCGGCTTCATGCAGTCAAAGGCTACTTAGACATGATTATGGTAGGAAGAATGTACCCAGAGGTTCATCTCAATTTCAATTTTACCCCCGTGCTTATAAAGCAGCTTCAAGAACTTGCCCAAAGAGAAGTAACAGATGCATGGGAAGAACTAAGCCGTAAACCTGCCTCTGAGTTATCCCACGAAGATAAAATTCATATTTTAGAAAATTTTTTTAAGATTCATTGGGATAATTTGATTTATCCATTCCCTAGATATAAAGAGTTACTTGATCTTCGCGGTCAAAACTATGACCTAACAACCATTAAAGAGAGCACCCGCCACTTCGAAGACCAAGACTATCTAGACCTCCAAACGTGGTATAACCTCTCTTGGTGTGGTTTCAGTGCAGAAGAAAATTATCCAGAGCTAAAGGAGTTGAAACGGAAAGCTAGAGGATTCACTGAAGAAGAAAAAAATCGCGTTTTGGATATTCATCATGAAATTGTTTGTACGGTTCTCAATTACTACAGAGAAGCCAAAGACGCTGGCCAAGTAGAAATTACCACTACCCCTTTTTATCACCCAATCATGCCTCTTGTATACAACACTGATTTTGCACACCGCTGCATGCCTGGCAGGGAGTTGCCGCCCCCATTCTCTGCCCCAGATGATGTCAAAGCTCACTTGAGGATGGCCCAAGAGTTACACGAGTCAGTCTTTGGGGAAAAAGCAAAAGGCCTATGGCCTTCAGAAGGATCTGTTGCCCCAGAGTTAATACCTCATTTCAAAGAAGAGGGGATTGAATATTTTTGCACGGACGAAAAAGTTTTATTTCAGAGCTTACCACCAGAAACAGACCATATTGAACTCTTCAAAACCTGGGCATGCGAATTTGAAGGAGCAAGAGTCAACGCTTTATTTCGTGAACGCCCTTTATCCGACTTCGTAGGATTTAATGCTGCACGACAAACTGATCAAGAAGCTACCGATTTTCTCATTCATCATTTAGAGCATCTAGACGAAGTTGTTCCATCTGATAATCCCAATCGAGTCGTTGGTGTAGTCTTGGACGGAGAAAATGCTTGGGAAACTTTTCATGACGGCGGCAAAAGCTTTCTACACATGGTTTATCAGCGTATCCAAGCAAGTCATAAACTACGAGCAAGGAGACTTGGCGATGTCTTTGCAGAATTCCCTCCTCATAATACCGTTCACCATCTGCATTCAGGTTCGTGGATCAACGGCGACTTTGATATTTGGATTGGTGACGGAGAGGAAAATAGAGGGTGGGAGTGGCTAGGCAAAACAAGAAATTTCCTGATTGAATACGCAGCGGAAAATACACTTCCCAGCGAAGTTCTCGAAAATGCCTGGAGAGAAATATACGCAGCCGAAGGAAGTGATTGGTTCTGGTGGTATGGTCCTGATTTCCAGACCGATTCTGACTTTCTCTTTGATGAGCTATTTAGAACACATCTTAAGAATGTCTATTATTTACTCAATGAAGTGCCTCCAAAATACTTAAGCGCCCCCATACGACAAAAGGGCCGCCTCTTTACCTACACAGTGCCCACCAGCTATATTTACCCAGAATTAGAACAAGATAAGGAAAGCTACTTTGATTGGATGGGCGCAGGGCATATGAATCTTGAAAACAGCGGCGGTGCAATGTACCAATCCGACAGGATTGCCAGGGAGCTCTACTTTGGCTTTAATCCTGAAAACATTTTTCTTCGCTTTGACTACAAGGGGCAATCCCCAGACCAGCTTATTTACACTTTTCACAAACCCGAACCCGCTCGAATTGTTATTAATAGAGAAGCTAGCAAGCACAATAAGCTCGAAACCTACCTCGCTAAAATCGAAAGAAGTAAAGATGGGGTCCGCTACTACTCTAGAAAAGAGACGGTTCACCTTGCCATTAAGCCACAGCGCATTGAATTATCTACGAGTGTTCATGCCCTGGATTGGAAGAGTGAAGGAGAAACAGTCACGATGACCCTGCAGATTTTAGAGAATGGGACAGAAAAAGAAATTTACCCTTCTACAGGCCTTATTGAATTCACGGCTCCCTCTCCAAAATTCACTTTAAAAAACTGGTTTGTTTAA
- the rnr gene encoding ribonuclease R, protein MSRQKKLSEAVVKLLSQPRYQPLDKNQIAGKLKVASDHRRDLRKALRDLEEEGEIAKVRKNCWVLAQQVDLITGVLSFSHKGYAFLIPEKGGDDYYIAAEDTGVAMHQDLVTARLKIKSKGRYVKEDSKREAEVIRVLKRRRHTIVGTLDKAGSFWIVTPDDSRMVHDFYVPEPKTGDQAIANPGDKVVVEMTEWQNRHVNPEGVIIERLGKAGDPTIDFISIVKKYDLATEFDSLALAELAQFAHPEGDAPFPKGKDRLDLRKDFVVTIDPDDAKDFDDAISINKLVGGKVEVGIHIADVAHYVRVKSTLDKEAKSRGNSVYLPGKVIPMLPEELSNGLCSLKPKVDRLAFSAFITLSARGKMTKMRFAKSVIHSNHRLTYQEALTRLQRKPKDKLDKFLHKAWSVASLLRKNRFANGALDLEMPEVKVYCDKHGKVKKIAKMEHDISHQLIEEFMLLANEAVASALKNNQQPAIYRVHEKPDPSKLAEYRELLAIHGVKVGDLTKAGELQKALQKIAELPEAHSLRVGLLKSLKRAHYRPEPFGHFGLAKTNYTHFTSPIRRYSDLVVHRALERYVRKNKTRAVSGKALKDVSDHLSFTERNAAEAENELTKIKKLQYFADQLKRKKRHKYTALIMEVLNFGIVIELSDFLMTGLIHVSSMKNDFYQYDRRRGRFKGRRLMNQYAAGQKVLVEVDKVDMQKQLIDFKLVK, encoded by the coding sequence ATGTCGCGACAGAAAAAACTCTCCGAGGCGGTTGTCAAACTTCTAAGCCAGCCCAGATACCAGCCACTCGACAAAAATCAAATAGCAGGAAAGCTCAAAGTGGCTTCTGACCACCGTAGAGATCTTCGAAAGGCTTTGCGCGATTTAGAGGAAGAGGGGGAAATCGCAAAAGTGCGTAAGAACTGCTGGGTCTTGGCTCAACAGGTTGATCTGATCACTGGTGTCTTAAGTTTTAGTCACAAGGGCTATGCCTTTTTGATCCCCGAGAAAGGGGGCGATGATTATTACATTGCCGCAGAGGATACTGGAGTGGCTATGCACCAAGACCTCGTGACAGCTCGCCTGAAGATAAAGTCCAAAGGCCGCTATGTTAAAGAGGACTCCAAGCGCGAAGCGGAGGTGATTAGGGTGCTTAAGAGAAGGCGTCATACCATAGTTGGGACTTTAGATAAGGCTGGTAGCTTTTGGATTGTGACTCCAGATGATTCACGCATGGTACATGATTTTTATGTTCCAGAGCCGAAGACTGGAGATCAAGCGATAGCCAACCCAGGTGATAAGGTGGTGGTAGAAATGACTGAATGGCAAAATCGTCATGTCAACCCAGAAGGTGTCATCATAGAAAGGCTAGGCAAAGCAGGTGACCCTACCATTGATTTTATTTCCATCGTGAAAAAATATGATCTGGCAACTGAATTTGATTCATTGGCTTTAGCTGAGCTAGCCCAATTTGCTCATCCGGAAGGAGATGCTCCTTTTCCTAAGGGCAAAGATAGACTGGATCTAAGAAAAGATTTTGTCGTTACCATAGACCCTGACGATGCGAAAGATTTTGATGACGCTATTTCGATCAATAAACTGGTAGGCGGGAAAGTTGAGGTTGGCATCCACATCGCGGATGTAGCTCACTATGTGAGAGTAAAGTCAACGCTGGATAAGGAGGCAAAGTCTCGAGGAAATAGTGTTTACCTTCCTGGCAAGGTCATTCCTATGTTGCCTGAGGAGCTCTCCAATGGTTTATGCTCGTTAAAGCCAAAAGTGGATCGCTTGGCCTTCTCTGCTTTTATTACCCTGAGTGCTAGAGGGAAAATGACGAAGATGCGCTTCGCGAAGAGTGTGATTCATTCCAACCACCGCCTTACCTACCAAGAAGCTCTCACTCGCCTTCAACGAAAACCAAAGGACAAGCTAGACAAGTTTTTGCACAAAGCTTGGAGTGTCGCCTCATTACTAAGGAAAAACCGTTTTGCCAATGGGGCGTTAGATTTAGAAATGCCTGAAGTAAAGGTTTATTGTGATAAGCATGGTAAGGTTAAAAAAATAGCAAAGATGGAGCATGATATTTCGCATCAGCTCATAGAAGAATTTATGCTCTTAGCCAATGAAGCGGTCGCCAGTGCACTTAAAAATAATCAGCAGCCTGCTATATACAGGGTACATGAAAAACCGGATCCTTCTAAACTAGCAGAATATCGAGAGCTCTTAGCGATTCATGGCGTGAAAGTAGGAGATCTTACAAAGGCAGGAGAGCTACAAAAGGCTCTGCAAAAAATTGCGGAGCTTCCAGAGGCGCATAGTCTGCGTGTAGGGTTATTAAAATCACTGAAACGTGCGCACTATCGACCGGAACCATTTGGACACTTTGGGTTGGCGAAAACGAATTACACCCACTTCACCTCTCCCATTCGTCGCTATTCGGATTTGGTGGTACACCGCGCTTTGGAGCGATATGTCAGAAAAAATAAGACAAGGGCTGTATCAGGGAAAGCCCTCAAAGATGTATCAGATCATCTTTCTTTTACCGAGAGGAATGCGGCGGAAGCCGAAAATGAACTGACCAAAATCAAGAAACTCCAGTATTTTGCCGATCAACTAAAACGCAAGAAGCGTCACAAATATACGGCTCTTATTATGGAGGTGCTCAACTTTGGCATAGTTATAGAGCTTTCAGATTTTTTGATGACAGGGCTCATTCATGTAAGTTCTATGAAAAATGACTTCTATCAATATGACCGCAGAAGAGGTCGCTTCAAAGGCCGGCGGCTTATGAACCAGTATGCGGCAGGTCAGAAAGTTTTAGTAGAAGTAGATAAGGTTGATATGCAAAAGCAACTCATCGACTTCAAGTTGGTGAAATAA
- the glgA gene encoding glycogen synthase GlgA translates to MNILFASSEISPYAHTGGLGDVLAGLPGALRSAGHSVSVTVPMYRIMHDHKEQPWRNTRIQYEVPVGNNRYRAQIWQGKTANHVRLFAIEEPRLFDRQGLYGDRYGQYPDNLSRFVFFSKAVTALSQLLTPAPQILHLHDWHCALVPVFIRHLALETATVFTIHNLAYQGIFSSQDFNLLGLPKVFNSPEILEYYGRLNLMKGGLVCADAITTVSPTYANEILTPAKGCGLDGVLKKYKHKLRGITNGMDNETWNPETDPHIPENYSTKHMKGKALCKRRLQEAFHLPVDENPPLFGIVTRLVEQKGLELTQSIVEEILRLGAQFILLGSGDASYENYFSNLAKDNPNQVSVHIGFDMPLSHLIEAGCDFFLMPSRFEPCGLSQLYSQRYGTIPIVHATGGLADTVQPWDDHALTGTGFVFKEFHKEAFLAQVLQGIRLRQSTKKWQTIRMNAMQQDFSWSGRIDEYGKSYEDALLHKSKVSN, encoded by the coding sequence ATGAACATATTATTCGCATCCAGTGAAATTAGCCCTTACGCGCACACGGGCGGCCTGGGAGACGTATTAGCAGGATTGCCAGGTGCATTGCGCAGCGCTGGACACAGTGTCTCCGTTACTGTCCCCATGTATCGAATCATGCATGATCACAAGGAGCAACCATGGCGGAATACCAGGATTCAGTATGAAGTTCCAGTAGGCAATAACAGGTACCGAGCACAAATCTGGCAGGGCAAGACTGCAAACCATGTTCGTCTTTTTGCTATTGAAGAACCAAGATTATTTGATCGACAGGGCCTCTATGGTGACCGCTACGGACAATACCCCGACAACTTGAGCCGTTTCGTTTTCTTCAGCAAAGCTGTCACCGCGCTAAGCCAGCTTCTTACTCCAGCGCCACAAATTCTACATCTTCACGATTGGCATTGTGCTTTAGTGCCTGTTTTTATTCGACACCTGGCACTTGAAACCGCCACGGTATTTACCATTCACAACCTTGCCTACCAGGGAATATTTTCTTCCCAAGATTTCAACCTTCTTGGACTTCCAAAGGTTTTTAATTCGCCCGAAATCCTGGAGTATTATGGACGCCTCAACTTGATGAAAGGAGGACTTGTTTGCGCAGATGCTATCACCACGGTAAGTCCAACTTATGCCAATGAAATTCTTACCCCTGCAAAAGGCTGCGGACTAGATGGAGTATTAAAGAAATATAAACATAAATTAAGAGGCATCACTAACGGCATGGACAACGAAACATGGAACCCTGAAACAGACCCCCATATTCCGGAAAACTACTCGACCAAACATATGAAAGGCAAAGCCCTTTGCAAGCGTAGACTACAGGAAGCTTTTCACTTGCCAGTTGATGAAAATCCACCCCTATTTGGCATTGTCACTCGCCTCGTTGAACAAAAAGGACTCGAGTTGACGCAGAGTATAGTAGAGGAAATCTTACGTCTCGGGGCACAATTTATTCTCCTAGGATCTGGCGATGCTTCTTATGAAAACTATTTTTCAAACCTCGCCAAAGATAACCCCAACCAAGTGAGTGTGCATATAGGCTTTGATATGCCTCTATCCCACCTGATTGAAGCGGGTTGCGACTTTTTCCTGATGCCTTCGCGTTTTGAGCCTTGCGGCCTCAGCCAATTATACAGCCAAAGATATGGCACTATTCCAATCGTTCATGCAACAGGCGGACTAGCCGATACGGTGCAACCTTGGGATGACCACGCGTTAACCGGAACTGGCTTCGTTTTTAAAGAGTTTCACAAAGAAGCTTTCCTTGCCCAAGTTTTACAAGGAATACGATTGCGACAGAGCACCAAGAAGTGGCAGACTATCCGCATGAATGCCATGCAACAGGATTTTTCTTGGTCGGGTAGAATTGATGAATATGGAAAATCCTACGAGGATGCCTTACTGCATAAAAGTAAGGTCTCCAACTAG